One Halostagnicola kamekurae DNA segment encodes these proteins:
- a CDS encoding winged-helix domain-containing protein: protein MSLKDGLILEFLAEHDLELPAKPLYRNLNRHGHEIGYSTVRQRLGILEEHGLIEKVDEGGYYAISSSGADYLAGDLDVSELESQD from the coding sequence ATGTCGTTGAAAGACGGGCTCATCCTCGAGTTCCTCGCGGAACACGACCTCGAGCTTCCAGCGAAGCCACTTTATCGAAACCTCAACCGCCACGGTCACGAGATCGGCTACTCGACGGTTCGCCAGCGGTTGGGAATCCTCGAGGAACACGGCCTGATCGAGAAAGTCGACGAGGGCGGCTACTATGCGATCAGCTCGAGCGGAGCGGACTACCTAGCGGGCGATCTCGACGTTTCGGAACTCGAGTCACAGGATTAG